A region of Terriglobia bacterium DNA encodes the following proteins:
- a CDS encoding APC family permease, with amino-acid sequence MPTAPRVRRSLGLLPMIAATFFMVSGGPYGLEDLVQKAGYARALIVLVVLPFIWSLPTALMVGELSGALPEEGGYYVWVRRALGPFWGFQEAWLSLLASIFDMAIYPTLFVLYLGQFAPSLGRGRNGLLVGAAVVATAALWNIAGIRAVGKSSVYLMLALLLPFAAMTVYAMWPAGSAVSHGSSMDFLGALSVAMWNYMGWDNASTIAGEVQDPQHTYPRAMIGAAVLVAVVYVIPVAAAMLAGIDASAWTTGAWVEAAGALGGRWLGLAVVAGGMICGLGMTNALVLSYTRVPFAMARDGFLPAAFLRVHPKTGAPWVSILACAVAWTVCLPLGFERLVLIDIILYGVALLLEFVALVVLRVREPDLPRRFRAPGGLVGAAALGVGPSALLVLTFVRGESERAGPVTALGLGAILGLLGVLVYFAVREFQPRISADERGSEQ; translated from the coding sequence ATGCCGACCGCTCCGAGAGTTCGACGCAGTCTGGGCCTGCTGCCGATGATCGCCGCCACCTTTTTCATGGTTTCCGGTGGGCCGTACGGACTCGAGGACCTGGTTCAGAAGGCGGGTTACGCCCGCGCGCTTATCGTGCTGGTCGTGCTGCCGTTCATCTGGAGCCTGCCCACGGCGTTGATGGTGGGCGAGCTTTCCGGCGCGCTGCCGGAGGAGGGTGGCTACTACGTCTGGGTGCGCCGGGCGCTGGGGCCGTTCTGGGGATTTCAGGAAGCGTGGCTGTCGCTGCTGGCCTCCATCTTCGACATGGCCATCTACCCCACGCTGTTCGTGCTCTACCTGGGACAGTTCGCGCCGTCGCTGGGCCGCGGACGCAACGGGCTGTTGGTGGGCGCGGCGGTGGTGGCGACGGCGGCGCTTTGGAACATCGCGGGCATTCGCGCGGTGGGAAAAAGTTCGGTGTACCTGATGCTCGCGTTGCTGTTGCCCTTCGCGGCTATGACAGTTTACGCGATGTGGCCGGCTGGCAGCGCGGTCTCGCACGGCTCGTCGATGGATTTTCTCGGCGCGCTCTCGGTCGCCATGTGGAACTACATGGGGTGGGACAACGCGTCCACCATCGCGGGCGAAGTCCAGGACCCGCAACACACCTATCCGCGGGCGATGATCGGTGCGGCGGTTCTGGTGGCGGTGGTGTACGTCATCCCGGTCGCCGCGGCGATGCTGGCCGGCATTGACGCGAGCGCATGGACTACGGGCGCGTGGGTCGAAGCCGCAGGCGCGCTCGGCGGACGCTGGCTGGGGCTGGCCGTGGTGGCCGGCGGGATGATCTGTGGTCTCGGCATGACCAACGCATTGGTGCTATCCTACACGCGCGTGCCCTTCGCCATGGCGCGCGACGGATTTCTGCCGGCGGCGTTTTTGCGCGTGCATCCGAAAACCGGGGCGCCGTGGGTGTCGATCCTGGCGTGCGCGGTGGCGTGGACGGTATGCCTCCCGCTGGGATTCGAGCGCCTGGTGCTGATTGACATCATCCTCTACGGCGTGGCGTTGCTGCTGGAATTTGTCGCGCTGGTCGTGCTGCGCGTGCGCGAACCGGACTTGCCGCGGCGATTTCGCGCACCGGGCGGGCTGGTCGGCGCCGCTGCGTTGGGAGTCGGACCGTCGGCCCTGCTGGTGCTGACCTTCGTGCGCGGCGAGTCGGAGCGCGCCGGACCGGTCACCGCGCTGGGATTGGGAGCGATCCTGGGATTGTTGGGCGTGCTGGTGTATTTCGCGGTGAGAGAATTTCAGCCACGGATTTCCGCGGATGAACGAGGATCGGAACAATAA
- the mfd gene encoding transcription-repair coupling factor encodes MVLPFVRDLLADVETLPAFTRAASHLKTGAGRIRVSGLTPTAKALFIALLHRAAGKTLIVLVSDNRAAENLQPVVAAFGELTGAIAPHSDRATSSDTVLVLPAPDVLPFEGLSPHPEIQEERAATLAKIAAGAASVVIVPVTAAAMRLRAPEFYGEMARTIRRGETLDTEPLLQHLNTLGYTASDVVEMPGEYALRGGVLDVYPPEADRPLRVELFGDEVESIRKFDPGTQRSTTSVEEALLLPLTDVPMREDTLAAIHSRLSGKRVSGEDDVVQAAVRAGGVGVFPGWEFYAAVAGADYTVFDLLSNVAVLADEPADLRAEAERWWGRVRDMHARSGVGNLVRPEELYLAPDEFEGKLNTLPRADLQRLGLALEEFAVDRRPSTADTDAAIDQRPSTLGFLSQPTTRFHGSVPAMVDEVKKLSAEGKRVLFAAASTGEVERVADLFSDYGVPFRLGSRTPHPGESYLDDAAYLVGVDSTTTVVKASVPDGVALPDARLVVFGARDLFDEPEDVIVRPQRSKSKTSAFISDFRDLAVADYVVHVEHGIGQYQGLKEIAQADGDKAEFMILEYAEGARLYVPLTRLDLVQKYRSAEGGVKPVLNRLGTQQWAKTKARVKKAMKDMADELLKLYALRNTAEGHAFPSDTEWQREFEDAFEFNETEDQAQAIVDLKRDMEQPQPMDRLLCGDVGYGKTEVAMRAAFKAVSDNKQVAVLAPTTVLAFQHYETFKRRFAAFPITVEMISRFRTARQQKEIVEKVEQGKVDILIGTHRLLSKDIKFSDLGLVVVDEEQRFGVRHKERLKQLKKEVDVLTMSATPIPRTLHMSLVGLRDMSVIETPPKDRIAIETVVAAWDEKLVKSAIERELERGGQAYVVHNRVDTIYEIAARVQELAPRARVIVGHGQMSESELEKVMLAFMRHDADVLVATTIIENGLDIPLCNTMIVNRADRHGLSELYQLRGRVGRSNRRAYAYLLIPADTELTPLARRRLAALKEFSDLGAGFKIAALDLELRGAGNLLGGEQSGHVDAVGFELYTSMLERTVRELKGEVTAVEVETQLNLGLNIRIPAEYIPQENQRLRMYKRVAGVESESQLNDVRAELEDRYGEPPVAVRNLLAYATLKLMAQRVGVSGIERKRELVSIRFSGNAAVDPERLARFVAAQTRAQFTPAGVLKFCLQSTAAADILTRLKQLLDDLSAGRVAQPGPQLAASD; translated from the coding sequence ATGGTCCTCCCTTTCGTCCGCGATCTTCTTGCGGACGTGGAAACTTTGCCCGCCTTCACGCGTGCCGCCTCCCACCTCAAGACCGGCGCGGGGCGGATAAGAGTCTCTGGACTCACGCCGACGGCCAAGGCCCTGTTCATCGCGCTGCTGCATCGTGCCGCCGGCAAGACGCTGATCGTGCTGGTTTCCGACAACCGTGCTGCGGAAAATCTCCAGCCGGTGGTTGCCGCGTTCGGCGAACTCACCGGCGCCATCGCACCGCACTCCGACCGCGCTACCAGCTCTGACACTGTGCTCGTCCTGCCTGCCCCCGACGTGCTGCCCTTCGAGGGACTATCGCCACACCCGGAGATCCAGGAAGAGCGCGCCGCCACCCTGGCCAAGATCGCGGCCGGCGCCGCCTCCGTGGTGATCGTCCCGGTTACCGCGGCCGCCATGCGCCTGCGCGCGCCCGAATTCTATGGCGAGATGGCGCGCACCATACGGCGCGGCGAGACGCTGGACACCGAGCCGCTGCTGCAGCACCTGAACACGCTGGGCTACACCGCCTCCGACGTGGTCGAAATGCCCGGCGAGTACGCCCTGCGCGGCGGCGTTCTCGACGTTTACCCGCCGGAGGCCGATCGCCCGCTGCGCGTTGAGCTGTTCGGCGATGAGGTCGAGTCCATTCGCAAGTTCGATCCCGGCACGCAGCGTTCTACTACATCTGTAGAAGAGGCGCTGCTATTGCCGCTCACCGACGTTCCCATGCGTGAGGACACGCTGGCGGCGATTCATTCCCGGCTTTCCGGCAAACGCGTGAGCGGCGAGGATGATGTGGTCCAGGCAGCGGTGCGCGCCGGCGGCGTCGGCGTCTTCCCGGGGTGGGAGTTTTATGCCGCGGTTGCGGGCGCGGACTACACCGTCTTCGATCTGCTGTCCAACGTTGCCGTGCTCGCCGATGAGCCGGCCGACCTGCGTGCCGAAGCCGAGCGCTGGTGGGGACGTGTGCGCGACATGCACGCGCGCAGCGGCGTCGGCAACCTGGTACGCCCCGAGGAACTTTACCTCGCGCCCGACGAGTTCGAGGGCAAGCTGAACACCTTGCCCCGCGCCGATCTTCAGCGCCTCGGGCTCGCGTTGGAAGAATTTGCCGTCGACCGTCGACCGTCGACCGCCGACACTGATGCTGCGATCGACCAGCGACCATCGACCCTCGGCTTCCTGTCCCAACCCACGACCCGTTTTCACGGCTCCGTGCCCGCCATGGTGGACGAGGTCAAGAAACTGTCGGCCGAGGGCAAGCGCGTGCTGTTTGCCGCTGCCTCCACCGGCGAGGTGGAACGCGTCGCCGACCTCTTCAGCGACTACGGCGTGCCCTTCCGCCTGGGTTCGCGCACCCCGCATCCGGGCGAAAGTTACCTGGACGATGCCGCCTATTTGGTGGGCGTTGACTCTACTACAACTGTGGTAAAAGCAAGTGTGCCGGATGGCGTCGCCCTTCCTGATGCCCGCTTGGTCGTTTTCGGCGCCCGCGACCTGTTTGACGAACCGGAAGACGTCATCGTCCGCCCGCAGCGCTCCAAATCCAAAACCAGCGCCTTCATCTCCGACTTCCGCGATCTTGCCGTCGCCGACTACGTCGTTCATGTCGAGCACGGCATCGGGCAGTACCAGGGGCTAAAGGAGATCGCGCAGGCCGACGGCGACAAAGCCGAGTTCATGATCCTGGAGTATGCCGAGGGCGCGCGCCTCTACGTTCCGCTCACGCGTTTGGATTTGGTGCAGAAATACCGTTCGGCGGAGGGCGGCGTCAAGCCCGTGCTCAACCGCCTCGGCACGCAGCAATGGGCCAAGACCAAGGCGCGCGTCAAGAAGGCCATGAAGGACATGGCCGACGAACTGCTCAAGCTCTACGCCCTGCGCAACACGGCCGAGGGGCATGCCTTCCCGTCCGATACCGAGTGGCAGCGCGAGTTCGAAGACGCCTTCGAGTTCAACGAAACCGAGGATCAGGCGCAGGCTATCGTGGACTTGAAAAGGGACATGGAGCAGCCGCAGCCGATGGACCGTTTGCTCTGCGGCGACGTCGGCTACGGCAAGACCGAGGTGGCCATGCGCGCCGCTTTTAAGGCGGTCAGCGACAACAAGCAAGTGGCGGTGCTGGCCCCCACTACGGTGCTGGCCTTCCAGCACTACGAAACCTTCAAGCGCCGCTTCGCCGCCTTTCCCATCACGGTGGAGATGATCAGTCGCTTCCGCACCGCCCGCCAGCAGAAGGAGATCGTCGAGAAGGTCGAGCAGGGCAAGGTAGACATCCTGATCGGCACGCACCGCCTCCTCTCCAAGGACATCAAGTTTTCCGATCTCGGCCTGGTCGTGGTGGATGAGGAGCAGCGTTTCGGCGTGCGCCACAAGGAGCGGCTCAAGCAACTCAAGAAAGAGGTGGACGTGCTTACCATGTCGGCCACGCCCATCCCGCGGACGCTCCACATGTCGCTGGTCGGCCTGCGAGACATGAGCGTGATCGAGACGCCTCCGAAAGATCGCATTGCGATAGAAACCGTGGTCGCCGCCTGGGACGAAAAGCTGGTCAAGTCCGCCATTGAGCGCGAGCTGGAGCGCGGCGGCCAAGCCTACGTGGTGCACAACCGCGTGGACACCATCTACGAAATCGCCGCCCGCGTGCAGGAATTGGCGCCGCGGGCGCGGGTGATCGTGGGACACGGCCAGATGAGCGAGAGCGAGCTGGAAAAAGTCATGCTGGCGTTCATGCGGCACGACGCCGACGTGCTGGTGGCCACGACCATCATCGAAAATGGCCTCGATATCCCGCTCTGCAACACCATGATCGTCAATCGCGCCGACCGCCACGGCCTGAGCGAGCTGTACCAGTTACGCGGGCGCGTCGGGCGCTCCAACCGCCGCGCCTATGCTTACCTGCTGATTCCGGCGGACACGGAATTGACTCCGCTCGCCCGCCGTCGTCTCGCCGCGCTGAAAGAGTTTTCCGACCTCGGCGCCGGGTTCAAGATCGCCGCCCTCGACCTGGAACTTCGCGGCGCGGGTAATCTGCTCGGCGGCGAGCAGAGCGGCCACGTTGATGCGGTCGGATTCGAACTTTACACTTCGATGCTGGAGCGCACGGTCCGCGAGTTGAAAGGCGAAGTCACGGCCGTAGAGGTCGAGACGCAACTCAACCTGGGCCTCAACATCCGCATTCCCGCCGAATACATCCCGCAGGAAAACCAGCGCCTGCGCATGTACAAGCGCGTTGCCGGGGTGGAAAGCGAGTCGCAGTTGAACGACGTGCGCGCCGAACTGGAAGATCGCTACGGCGAGCCGCCCGTCGCGGTGCGCAATTTGCTCGCCTACGCCACCCTGAAGTTGATGGCGCAGCGTGTGGGCGTGTCCGGCATCGAGCGCAAACGGGAGTTGGTCAGCATTCGTTTCAGCGGCAACGCCGCCGTTGACCCGGAACGGCTGGCGCGTTTCGTCGCTGCGCAAACGCGCGCGCAATTCACCCCCGCCGGCGTGCTCAAGTTCTGCCTCCAATCCACCGCCGCCGCCGACATCCTCACCCGCCTCAAGCAGCTGCTCGATGACCTGTCGGCGGGACGGGTAGCGCAGCCCGGCCCGCAACTGGCCGCTTCCGACTAG